A genomic region of Mugil cephalus isolate CIBA_MC_2020 chromosome 5, CIBA_Mcephalus_1.1, whole genome shotgun sequence contains the following coding sequences:
- the stc2a gene encoding stanniocalcin-2a — MLVKLAVVLLVFSALEQAVGSDNTDIHDSPPEKPASQKGRLSLQNTAEIQHCLVSAGDVGCGVFECFENNSCEIRGLQEICMTFLHNAGKFDSQGKSFIKDALKCMAHGLRHKFSCISRKCVSIKEMVFQLQRECYIKHNLCSAAKENVAVMVEMIHFQDLFPKGPYVELVNILLSCGEEVKDALTRSVRLQCEQNWGALCDSLSLCSSLAPSPASTAVEHHRHPLPSHPEPEHPRPPRQGDKDKAGKGGLNSHPRNRNQGPRRHNPEAAVVAEQEDPKATDIRR; from the exons ATGTTGGTGAAACTGGCCGTGGTGCTGCTGGTTTTTTCAGCGCTGGAGCAAGCAGTGGGATCGGATAATACGGACATTCACGACAGTCCTCCGGAGAAGCCTGCGAGCCAGAAAGGACGTCTGTCCCTGCAGAATACAG CTGAGATCCAGCACTGCCTGGTGAGTGCAGGGGATGTCGGCTGTGGCGTGTTTGAGTGCTTTGAGAATAACTCCTGCGAGATACGAGGGCTACAGGAAATCTGCATGACGTTCCTGCACAACGCTGGCAAATTTGACTCTCAG GGGAAGTCCTTCATCAAGGATGCTCTGAAATGTATGGCACATGGTCTACGGCACAAGTTCAGCTGCATCAGCAGGAAGTGCGTGTCCATTAAGGAGATGGTGTTCCAGCTCCAGAGAGAGTGCTACATCAAACACAACCTGTGCTCTGCCGCTAAGGAGAATGTGGCCGTCATGGTGGAGATGATCCATTTCCAGGATCTATTCCCTAAAGG TCCGTACGTGGAGCTGGTGAATATTCTCCTAAGCTGCGGGGAGGAAGTGAAGGACGCCCTGACTCGGAGCGTTCGGCTACAGTGCGAGCAGAACTGGGGGGCCCTGTGCGACAGCTTGAGCCTCTGCTCCTCCCTCGCCCCGTCTCCCGCCAGCACCGCCGTCGAACACCACCGCCACCCCTTGCCCTCCCACCCCGAACCGGAGCATCCTCGCCCCCCGCGGCAAGGCGACAAGGACAAAGCTGGTAAGGGAGGGCTCAACTCTCACCCACGCAACCGCAACCAGGGGCCCCGCCGCCATAATCCCGAGGCCGCAGTGGTGGCCGAGCAGGAAGACCCCAAGGCCACCGACATCCGGAGGTGA